One window from the genome of Lasioglossum baleicum chromosome 9, iyLasBale1, whole genome shotgun sequence encodes:
- the LOC143211917 gene encoding juvenile hormone esterase-like, translating to MTHVCHADSQSRYISASFLNECCSVDPLTKNGCRLRLHGILQERGVIKMKHLLALSVLLLSSECFGALTPVIHTNSGPVQGEVKTTFLKAKPYSSFRGIPYAKPPIGNLRYQPPVPAEPWRNTLNATADAVACPQIDEAGGNRYVGDEDCLYMNVFSPITSFGKSTHRKAVMVWIYGGSYNAGSSLTAFYGPDMLLEQDVVVVTFNYRLGALGFLSLSREEALGNAGLKDQILALKWVQQNIAKFGGDPRRVTIFGESAGSALVHFHILSPMSTGLFVRAIAMSGTALAPWAYHTPEQTMAKAKQLASFLGNNAQDSDALLQFYMNAPAKDLVNGSQYMDEITQTLSIPFRPTKELKSAGDRAFLTECPLTLYKTGRFNKVPIMMGHTKEEALGFTRPGYTGTLNDTWTNFDRLLDIDQDVFDRFMKGKAKEYSVFLTDWYYTAPQDLTRRVIQEQDRNLPIYSYIFTYDSPYALHRQNGENLNGTSHADDLQYVFHIAMTREPTDPNDPVNVFRTKVSAMWANFAKCGNPTPRDDNPSNIIWQESGERGLQMNINAEDKIQPPDISEDAKALEQYQRQTIPFKTRCVYRAQTNQ from the exons ATGACTCACGTCTGTCACGCTGACTCCCAGTCGCGATATATATCAGCGAGTTTCCTCAACGAGTGCTGTTCAGTCGATCCTCTCACGAAAAACGGTTGTCGTCTCAGACTGCACGGTATTCTGCAG GAAAGAGGTGTCATCAAGATGAAGCATCTCTTAGCTTTATCTGTTTTACTACTCTCGTCAGAATGTTTCGGTGCCCTAACGCCAGTGATCCACACGAATTCAGGACCAGTACAGGGTGAGGTGAAGACTACTTTCTTGAAAGCGAAGCCATACTCATCCTTCAGAGGCATTCCTTACGCAAAACCGCCCATCGGAAACCTTCGATACCAG CCGCCGGTGCCAGCGGAACCATGGCGGAATACGTTGAACGCAACCGCGGACGCTGTGGCGTGCCCACAAATCGATGAAGCTGGCGGTAACAGATACGTGGGGGATGAAGACTGCTTGTACATGAACGTGTTCAGTCCTATT ACTTCGTTTGGGAAGTCCACGCATAGAAAGGCAGTGATGGTGTGGATCTATGGTGGATCCTACAATGCGGGATCATCTTTGACTGCATTTTATGGGCCAGATATGCTTCTAGAACAGGACGTTGTGGTGGTCACCTTCAATTATCGTCTCGGCGCACTCG GATTCCTGTCGCTGTCTCGAGAGGAGGCGCTGGGCAACGCAGGATTAAAGGACCAAATTCTAGCTCTGAAATGGGTGCAGCAGAATATTGCGAAATTCGGTGGCGATCCGAGACGAGTGACGATATTCGGGGAGAGTGCTGGCAGTGCGCTAGTTCATTTCCATATATTGTCGCCGATGTCGACAG GATTGTTCGTGAGAGCAATTGCCATGAGTGGCACAGCATTGGCGCCATGGGCGTACCACACACCCGAGCAAACAATGGCCAAAGCGAAACAGCTGGCTTCCTTCCTTGGAAACAACGCGCAGGACTCGGATGCACTTTTGCAATTCTATATGAATGCACCTGCGAAGGATCTCGTGAATGGCAGCCAGTATATGGATGAAATTACACAAACG CTCAGTATACCGTTCAGACCAACTAAAGAGTTGAAGAGCGCAGGCGATAGAGCGTTCTTGACAGAATGTCCATTAACATTGTACAAAACTGGAAGATtcaataaggtgcccatcatgATGGGCCACACCAAGGAGGAAGCTCTTGGTTTCACTAGAC CTGGCTACACAGGCACTCTAAATGATACTTGGACAAACTTTGACAGACTGTTAGATATCGATCAGGACGTGTTTGACAGGTTCATGAAAGGCAAAGCCAAGGAGTACTCTGTG TTCTTGACTGACTGGTACTACACAGCACCACAAGACCTAACCCGCAGGGTAATTCAGGAGCAAGATAGAAACTTGCCaatttattcttatatttttacCTATGATTCTCCGTACGCCTTGCACAGACAAAATGGAGAAAACTTGAACG GAACTTCTCACGCTGACGACCTGCAGTATGTATTCCACATTGCCATGACTCGCGAACCTACCGATCCCAATGATCCCGTCAACGTGTTCCGAACGAAGGTGTCTGCGATGTGGGCTAACTTCGCGAAATGCGG AAATCCCACTCCAAGGGACGACAACCCATCGAACATAATTTGGCAAGAGTCTGGAGAACGTGGATTACAAATGAATATAAACGCTGAAGATAAAATTCAACCACCAGATATATCTGAGGATGCTAAAGCATTAGAACAATACCAGCGGCAGACGATACCATTCAAGACTCGCTGTGTATATCGTGCACAGACCAACCAATAG